A single genomic interval of Prionailurus viverrinus isolate Anna chromosome A2, UM_Priviv_1.0, whole genome shotgun sequence harbors:
- the GPR108 gene encoding protein GPR108 isoform X2, whose amino-acid sequence MAVSERRGLARRSPPEWGQLLLLLLLLGGCSGRIHRLALTGEKRADIQLNSFGFYTNGSLEVDLSLLRLGLQETEEKAPLVGFSLTRVRSGSVRSYSTRDPHDCPLWKNSSNLLVLFLINTKDLRVQVRKYGEQKKLFISPGLLPEAPSEPGPSNPVHTVTPNVDSGATTTLDKAKSKHTVSQGDQQGPSGKDKELILGLGHLNNSYNFSFHVVIGSQAEEGQYNLNFHNCYNSRPGQEQPFDITVMIREKNPEGFLSAAEIPLFKLYMVMSACFLAAGIFWVSLLCRNTYNVFKIHWLMAALAFTKSISLLFHSINYYFINSQGHPLEGLAVMHYITHLLKGALLFITIALIGSGWAFVKYVLSDKEKKIFGIVIPLQVLANVAYIVIESREEGASDYRLWKETLFLVDLICCGAILFPVVWSIRHLQDASGTDGKAAVNLAKLKLFRHYYVMPAITQPQRPAPRLCPGRSSVTSISRGSSPSCCGWPCPSSGSGCTSSWWKAPLWPSSCSLATSSSLQATTHTCSCPRRTRRTCKWSN is encoded by the exons ATGGCAGTGAGCGAGAGGAGGGGGCTCGCCCGCCGGAGCCCCCCGGAGTGGGGGCAGCTGCTACTTCTGCTGCTGCTCTTGGGTGGCTGCTCTGGGCGTATCCACCGACTGGCGCTGACG GGGGAGAAGCGAGCAGACATCCAGCTGAATAGCTTCGGCTTCTACACCAATGGCTCCCTGGAGGTGGACCTGAGCCTCCTGCGTCTGGGCCTccaggagacagaagagaaggccCCGCTG GTGGGGTTCAGTCTGACTCGGGTTCGATCTGGCAGTGTTCGATCCTACTCA ACCCGGGACCCCCACGACTGTCCTCTCTGGAAAAACAGTAGCAACCTCCTGGTTCTCTTCCTCATCAACACCAAGGATCTGCG ggTCCAGGTGAGGAAGTATGGAGAGCAGAAGAAGCTGTTCATCTCTCCTGGGCTCCTCCCCGAAGCACCTTCTGAACCAGGGCCCTCAAATCCAGTGCACACAGTCACCCCTAATGTGGACAGCG GGGCCACCACTACGCTTGACAAGGCCAAGTCGAAACACACAGTGTCCCAGGGAGATCAGCAG GGCCCCAGTGGGAAGGACAAGGAACTGATCCTGGGTCTCGGGCATCTCAACAACTCCTACAACTTCAGC ttccATGTCGTGATCGGCTCTCAGGCGGAGGAAGGCCAGTACAACCTCAATTTCCACAACTGTTACAACTCCAGGCCGGGCCAGGAGCAGCCGTTTGACATCACG gtcatgatccggGAGAAGAACCCTGAGGGCTTCCTGTCAGCGGCAGAAATTCCCCTTTTCAAGCTGTATATGGTCATGTCTGCCTGCTTCCTGGCTGCTGGCATCTTCTGGGTGTCCCTTCTCTGCAGGAACAC gtaCAACGTCTTCAAGATCCATTGGCTGATGGCAGCCCTGGCTTTCACCAAGAGCATCTCCCTCCTTTTCCACAGT ATCAACTATTACTTCATCAACAGCCAGGGTCACCCCCTCGAAGGCCTCGCTGTCATGCACTACATCACACACCT GCTGAAGGGCGCTCTCCTCTTCATCACCATCGCCTTGATCGGCTCTGGCTGGGCCTTTGTCAAGTACGTCCTgtcagacaaggaaaagaaaatctttgggatCGTGATTCCCCTGCAG GTCCTGGCCAACGTGGCCTACATCGTCATTGAGTCCCGTGAGGAGGGCGCCAGCGACTACAGGCTCTGGAAGGAGACCCTCTTCCTGGTGGACCTCATCTGCTGTGGCGCCATTCTCTTCCCTGTGGTCTG GTCTATCCGGCATCTCCAGGATGCATCGGGCACTGATGGAAAGG CGGCAGTGAACCTGGCCAAGCTGAAGCTGTTTCGGCATTACTATGTCATG CCAGCCATCACTCAGCCCCAACGCCCTGCCCCCCGTCTCTGTCCCGGCAGATCATCTGTTACGTCTATTTCACGAGGATCATCGCCATCCTGCTGCGGGTGGCCGTGCCCTTCCAGTGGCAGTGGCTGTACCAG